A single window of Rhipicephalus microplus isolate Deutch F79 chromosome 5, USDA_Rmic, whole genome shotgun sequence DNA harbors:
- the LOC142817808 gene encoding uncharacterized protein LOC142817808 gives MCLRSVPQQCVLSVLIIAEVHHPQDWTCGFILWSTRSEIAMGDDFDGQAQITDDSGTKAKVMNVSNGLTQVNRDFAAKVQMQEDSDRQEKGMKDSARQAEYPEDTVGQTVSSADRSSFSGVGEPFPYWRHIPPPTMCFPQRLVPYGYYGCLSSSTRPPPPPPPLHGVFPTLWNGTHHGYWPVHTSQVVVGVPPPPPPVVDPPRVVDSSPKPSVSSRTIESHDATPMDISPSASPLTDSTIAPAERESVTSTETATSTTGETAEVSSTHSVKTVCLDNGMLMPRALKPVKYLHAGDPRTAVSSVLSLLKRCRSCAKKKARAKRKGVAYIEEECPCTQRIIAPRRDKCEENASATKTKTSLEELVLESKSLMSTVLRQPHEVSFVDEPMGSSEPREPSLASTKLTSADDCASVSAANLTKESLGTFNAEKKFGSGESETYSIPVIEGRRPTQDSWHRQRRESRYSNIVIDSGPNSGEAFPNYLQNDTPVEYLVNRFIEEIRAASEQKLCAGDSRPKVKISGEYVAGATVEDCYMTEIEIAMDPFFGASVERSEGPLVLQSELEKEDEGWLWTFE, from the coding sequence GCGATGGGTGACGACTTCGACGGACAAGCGCAGATCACGGATGACTCCGGCACAAAAGCGAAGGTGATGAACGTGTCGAACGGGTTAACGCAAGTAAATAGAGACTTTGCGGCAAAAGTACAAATGCAGGAAGATTCAGACAGACAAGAGAAGGGGATGAAAGACTCTGCCAGGCAAGCTGAATACCCGGAAGACACCGTCGGACAAACAGTTTCTTCGGCGGATCGCAGTTCGTTCTCTGGAGTTGGCGAACCTTTCCCGTATTGGCGCCACATTCCTCCACCAACAATGTGCTTCCCACAAAGACTAGTGCCTTATGGCTACTACGGCTGCCTATCATCCTCAACTCggcccccaccaccaccaccaccactacatGGCGTTTTCCCAACGCTATGGAATGGGACCCATCACGGTTATTGGCCAGTGCATACTTCGCAAGTCGTCGTAGGAGTTCCGCCTCCCCCTCCCCCGGTGGTAGACCCACCCCGCGTGGTAGACAGTTCACCGAAGCCCAGCGTTAGCTCACGTACCATCGAGAGTCACGACGCCACGCCGATGGACATCTCACCTAGTGCAAGTCCGTTAACAGACTCGACGATTGCACCGGCAGAGCGTGAGTCGGTAACATCGACCGAGACTGCTACGAGTACAACGGGCGAAACCGCTGAAGTCAGCAGTACTCATTCAGTGAAAACTGTTTGCCTCGACAACGGCATGCTGATGCCCCGTGCCCTGAAGCCGGTTAAGTATCTGCACGCCGGCGATCCGCGCACAGCTGTGTCGTCCGTGCTGTCGCTGCTCAAAAGGTGCAGGTCTTGCGCTAAGAAAAAGGCGCGAGCCAAACGTAAAGGCGTTGCTTACATTGAGGAAGAGTGCCCATGCACTCAAAGAATAATCGCACCCAGAAGAGACAAgtgtgaagagaatgcaagtgccacgaaaacaaaaacaagcctcGAAGAACTTGTACTAGAAAGCAAAAGTTTAATGTCAACAGTATTGCGTCAACCACACGAGGTAAGCTTCGTCGATGAGCCTATGGGCAGCAGTGAACCTCGCGAACCCAGCCTTGCATCTACAAAGTTGACAAGTGCCGACGATTGCGCTTCGGTATCTGCTGCCAATCTTACTAAGGAGTCTCTGGGCACTTTCAACGCAGAGAAAAAGTTTGGGTCCGGTGAATCGGAAACGTACTCGATCCCGGTTATCGAGGGTCGAAGACCAACACAGGATTCCTGGCACCGTCAGAGAAGAGAATCGCGTTACTCTAACATTGTCATCGACAGTGGGCCTAACAGTGGCGAAGCGTTTCCAAACTATTTGCAGAACGACACTCCAGTAGAGTACCTGGTGAACCGTTTTATCGAGGAAATCCGAGCTGCCAGTGAACAAAAGCTTTGTGCTGGCGATTCTCGACCGAAGGTGAAAATATCGGGTGAGTACGTGGCAGGTGCGACGGTTGAGGATTGTTATATGACTGAGATAGAAATTGCGATGGACCCTTTCTTCGGCGCCAGTGTAGAACGTTCAGAAGGACCACTCGTCCTTCAGTCTGAACTTGAGAAAGAGGATGAAGGTTGGTTGTGGACCTTCGAGTGA